The sequence below is a genomic window from Pseudomonas cremoricolorata.
TGCCGCATTACGGTGCCCGGTGCCCGGTGGCAGTGGTGCACCGTGCCACCTGGCCCGACCAGGACTGGGTGCTGGGTACGCTCGAAGATATCGCCGACCTCACCAACGCCAAGGGCTTTCGGCGTACTGCGCTGATCCTGGTCGGTCCAGTGCTGGGCGATGCGCCGTTCTCCGAGTCGGCACTTTACCGCGCCAGCCACGCCCACCTGTATCGCCCCTGAGCCGCAACGCTCACCCGTTGCACCTCGCCTGCACTGCCGGGAAGGCGCCTTCCATCGTCTCCCCTGCGTAGGACGTCAGGCGTCGCCTAGACTGCACTCATCACCTTCGCTTGTAGGATTTTTCGTCAGATCATCAAGGCTTTTTCAACACTTCTCTGTCCGCCATTACTAAGCCGCCAGATTCGACGTATGGTGCGCGTCCTCTGCTGAGGCAGCGACGTGTTCCTGGGTGATTTCAGGAAACGGACCACCTTTCCGACAGGAGTTTTCCCATGACAAGCGTACTGGTAGTCGATGACCACGCTGCCATTCGATTTGCCGTAAGCATGTTGCTCGAGAACCAGCATTTCGACCTGGTCGGCACCGCCAGCGACGGCATGCAGGCGGTTGAAATGGCTCGCAAACTGCACCCCGACGTTGTCATCCTCGATATCGGCCTGCCACGCCTGGACGGTATGGAGGTGATCAAGCGCCTGCAACTGCTCGAGCCCGCCCCCAAGATCATGGTCCTCACCGGCCAACCTGCCGATCTCTACGTGCGGCGCTGTCTGGACGCCGGCATCTCGGCTTTCGTCAACAAGGACGAAGACCTCGACTCGCTGATCTTCGCCCTCAAGGCCCTGGTCAAAGGCTATTCGACCTTCCCGCAGATGGCCGTCAACAGCAGCTCGCTGGAAAGCGAGTCGGCGCGCCTGGCGAGCCTGTCGAACCGTGAGGTGGAAGTGCTGCGTCGCCTCACCCGCGGCGAAAGCAACAAGTTCATCGGGGAAAAGATGAACCTCAGCGCCAAGACCATCAGCACCTACCGCGGACGCATCATGGACAAGCTCAAGACCGAGTCGCTGGTGGAGATGGTCGACCTAGCCAAACGCAACCAAGTGAACTGAGCACCCATGAAGCGGATGCTGTCAGCCCTGCTGCTGACCGGGCTGATGGCCCTACCCGTTCAGGCCGAGGTCGACAGCCAGCCGCGCCAGTTGCTGGCGCGCTCACAGAGCGCTGCCCCCCCCATGACACTGAGCGACCTGGACCGCATCTGGCTCCAGCAGCGCGGCAGCCTGGTGCTGGGTAGCTCACAACCGGACTACCCGCCTTTCGAGATCAATACCAGCCTCAACGACTACGAAGGCCTGAGCGCCGATTATGCGGGACTTCTGGCCGAGCAGTTGGGCGTGCACATCGAGGTGCGACGTTTCTCCACACGCCAGCACGCCATAGACGCCCTGCACGCGGGCGAGATCGACCTGCTTGGCAGCTCCAACGCCTTCGAAGCCGCTGACGCCGATCTGGCCCTGAGTACCGCCTACGCCGACGACCTACCGGTGATCGTCGCCAGGCCAGGCCGCAGCCTGCGCAAGGATGACGACCTGTCCGGGCTGCGCCTGGCCAGCGTCGATCACTACCTGCCTACGGCCATGGTGCGGCGTCTGTACCCCAAGGCGCAGTTGACCCTCTACCGCTCGACCCTGGCAGGCCTGGCGGCCGTGGCGCTGGGCCAGGCCGATGTCTACCTGGGCGACGCCATCAGCACCGATTACCTGATCGGCATGAGCTACCCCGGACAGCTGAAAATCGATCACTTCGTCAATGCACCCGTCGGTGCTTTCGCCTTCGCCCTGCGCCGTGACGATCAGCGCCTGCGCAGTCTGATCAACCAGGCGCTGACACGGGTGTTCAACAGCGAGCGGCTGAACATCCTGCGGCGCTGGACCAGCGGTAACACCAGCATTCTGCTCGAGCGTCACCTCAGCGCCCTGACCGCCGAAGAGCAACGCTGGATCGATCAGCACCCGACGGTGCGCGTGCTGGTCACCGATACCCTGGCGCCACTGACCTTCAGCGATGCCAATCAGCAACCACGCGGTGCCACCCTCGACCTGCTCGAGCAGATCGGCCTGCGCACCGGGCTGCGTTTCCAGATCGTCCAGCGCGACTCGGTGCAGGCCATGGTCGAGCAACTGGTGCGCGGTGATGCGGAAATCATCGGCGCGCTGGGCTACGGCAGTCAGCGTGCCGCGCGGTTACGCTATACCCGCCCTTATCTGGTCAGCCCACGGGTGCTGATCACTCGCACGGACGAACCGCCGCCCGACCTCAACCAGATGCGCCACCTACGGGTGGCCGTGCTCAGCGGCTCACCCCTGCGCGATTCCTTGCGCCAGCGCTACGGCGCCATCCAGTTCGTCGAAGTGCCAAATCCGCTGCGCATGATGGAGGCAGTGGCCAATGGCGAAGCAGACATCGCCTTCAGCTCGCAGGTCAATGCCACCTACTACATCACCCACGTGTTCAAAAACGTGCTGCAGATCGCGTCGGTGCTCGACGAGGAACCGGCGGTCGCCGCGTTCGGTGTCGCGCCGCAGCTGCCGCTGCTGCAGCATATTCTCGACAAGGCGCTGATGAGCATCCCCCCGGACGAGCTGGAGCAACTGATCAACCGCTGGCGCACCAACGCGGTGGTCAGCGACAGCCCATGGCGCAATTACCGCACCCTGGTGCTGCAAGTGCTGGTGTTTTCCGCGCTGCTGCTGGCCGGTGTGGTGTTCTGGAACACCTATCTGCGCAAGCTGATCAATCAGCGCACCGAGGCGCAGCAGGCCCTTCAGGCACAGTTGACGCTCAGCCGCAGCCTGCTGGAACAACTGCGTCAGGCGAAGAACGATGCCGAACAGGCCAGCCAGGCGAAAAGCACGTTCCTGGCGACCATGAGCCATGAAATCCGCACGCCCATGAACGCCGTCATCGGCCTGCTGGAACTGGCGCTGGAAGACAGTCGCCGCGGCCAGTGCGACAGCGTCTCACTGCAGACCGCGCACGATTCGGCGATTGGGCTGCTGGAGTTGATCGGCGATATCCTCGATATTTCAAGGATCGAAGCCGGGCACTTGACCCTGCACTCGGTACCGACCGAGCTGTGCGAGCTGGTCAGCGCTACGGCCCGGGTCTTCGAAGGCAATGCGCGGGTCAAGGGTTTGTCGCTGCAGGTGCAATTGCCGCAGGCACCGGTGTGGGTCAAGGTCGATGCGCTGCGTTTGCGACAAGTGCTGTCGAACCTGCTGAGCAACGCCATCAAGTTCACTGAGCACGGCAAGGTCGTGGTGTCGCTGCAGCTCGAAGACAACGAAGGTCGATTGCGGGTGGACCTGCAGGTGCAAGACAGTGGTGAGGGCATCAGCGTTGCCGATCAGGCGCGGCTGTTCAGCACCTTCGGCCAGCTCGACTGCAGCAAGGTGCGGCAGGGCGCAGGCCTTGGTCTGGTCATCAGTCGCACCTTAAGCGAGCTGATGGGCGGCAGCCTTGAGCTGCAGAGCGTCAAAGGCGTCGGCACGCGGGTGCTGGTGCAACTGCCGCTCGAGGCCACGGAACCAGTGGCTGTGGTCACTGCGCCGCTTGGCGAAGAGGCGCTCGATGCAGCGCAGTTACGCGTTCTGGTGGTCGACGACTATCCCGCCAACCTGCTCCTGCTCGACAAGCAGCTGAGCACGCTGGGCCACCGCGTGGTAGTGGCCGAGAACGGCGAGGCGGCGCTGGCCCTCTGGCAGCCGGGCGCTTTCGACGTGGTGCTCACCGATTGCAGCATGCCGTTGCTCGACGGCCATGCACTGACCCGGCAGATCCGCGAGCGCGAACGGCAGACCGACAGCCCGCCGTGCCGGATCATCGGCATCACCGCCAATGCCCAGATCGAAGAGCGCGAGCGCTGCCTGGCCAGCGGCATGGACGATTGCCTGTTCAAACCGGTGGGATTGAAGACGCTCAAGACCCACCTGCCTGGCAGCGCCGTGCAGGTCCATGACGCACCTGCCAGCGGCTTCGACCTGGACAATCTGCTGCACCTGACCCAGGGTGACGAAAAGCTGGTGCGACGCTTGCTCGAACAACTCGCGCAAAGCAACGCCGAAGACCTCAACGCCCTGCACGCCCTGGGCGCAGAGCCCGGCAGGCAGGCGCTGCGCGAACTGGTGCATCGCATCAAGGGCGGCGCCAAGATGCTCAAGGTGCCGCAGGTGGTGGCCAACTGCGAGGCGCTGGAGCAGGCGTGTACGCAAGGCCTGCCGACCGGCCATGCGTTGCTTGCCCTGCAGGCCAGCCTGCAAGCACTGGCCAGCGAGCTGGAGGCGGGCCTCAGTGCAACTGCAGGGTCGAGCTGATCTGGCTGATGGCATCTACCACATGCCGCGAACCCTGCTGGATTTCCAGAATCACCGTGCCTGCCTCGTTGGCTAGCGCCACCCCGCGTCCGGTGCGGCTCAGGCTCGACTGCATGCTGGCCACGGCAGTCAATGACAGGTCATGGTTCTGCCGGACCACATCGACGATTTCCAGTGTGGCCTTGCTGGTGCGTGCCGCCAGGTTGCGCACTTCGTCAGCGACTACCGCAAAACCGCGCCCGTGCTCACCGGCGCGGGCTGCCTCGATGGCGGCATTGAGCGCCAGAAGATTGGTCTGATCGGCAATCCCGCGAATGGTCAGGACGATCTTGCCGATCAGTTCCGACTGCCGACTGACGGCATCCAGGCTGCGTGCGGCCTGGTTGAGCTCGGTGGAAATCTCTTCGATGACGGCGACGGTCTGCTGCACCACCTCGGTGCCCTTGCGGGCACTGGCGTCGGTTTGCACCGAACTGGCGTGGGCGGCATTGGCTGCGGTCTGCTGGGTGCTGACCTGCGCGGTGATGTCGCTGGCGACCTTGACCACTTTGCTGAGCCGGCCCTGGTGGTCGAAGATCGGGTTGTAAGCGGCCTCCAGATAAACCACACGCCCCTGCTTGTCGACCCGTTCGAAGCGATGACAGTGGTATTCACCACGATTGAGCGACGCCCAGAATTCGCGGTACTGCGCCGACTCCCGCTCCTGACGGCGGCAGAACATGCCGTGGTGCTGGCCGACGATTTCGTCCAGCTCGTAGCCCAGGGTGCGCAGGAAGTTGTCGTTGGCGGTCAGCACGTGGCCTTGGGGGGTGAATTCGATCACCGCCATCGCCCGGCCGATGGCCTGCAACAGATAGCGTTGCTCATGGGTCTGCTGGACCCGCTCGGTAACGTCGCTTGCGAGCAGCAGAATCCGCGTCACTCGCTGCTGCTCATCGCACACGGGCAAGTAGCTGGCCTCCAGCCACCGTTCTCGGCCTGCCTGATCGAGATGGATGAAGGTACCGCTGCGTGGCGTGCCGTGGGCCAGATCATGCCAGAGCTGACGATAGTCGAGGCTTTGGGCATAGCTCTGGCTGCACAGTCGCCGATGATGCTGACCGCGCAGCGTCTCGTCGGCATAACCCAACAGGGCACAGAAACCCTCGTTGGCGTCGATGATGGTGCCGTCCGCTGCCAGTTCCAGCATCGCCATCGAGTGGCTGATGGCGGCCAGTTTCGCCTCACGCTCTGCCAGCGCTTCACGGCAACGCTGGATTTCCATCAGATCGGACTTGCGACGGTAATCGAACATGACCCCGGCCTCCCTTATGCGCGGTGTGCTGAGCATAGATCGCCACTTTGGCCTTACAAGCATCTGGCCAGTACGCTCGTCGGATCTCAGGAGCTCTCGCGCACCATCAGCTCGAAGCCCAGATCAAGCTGGCTGACGGCGACCCGCTTGCCATCGAGCAGCGTCAGCAAAGCCTGGGCCGCGGCCCGTCCCACGGCCGCCCGCGGCGTGCGGATCGAGGTCAGCCGCGGCACCATGTGCGCCGAGGCGGGCAGATCGTTGAAGCCGACCATCGCCACCCGTCCAGGCACCGCGATGTCCTCGCGCAGCGCCTGCAGCACGGCGCCCTGGGCCAGGTCATCGTTGCAGAAGAACAGACCGTCGACGTCGTCGGCCTGTGCCAGCAACTGGCTGAACAGCGCCCCGCCCAGGGCGATGGAAGACGGCTCGGGGGCCAGCAGTTCCAGCTCTGGCGCACTCAGACCGGCCTCGGCCAGCCCCTGACGAAACCCCTCGGCACGCTGCATGACGCGGCGGTCGAGCTGGGCGGCGATGAATCCCAGGCGACGCCGCCCGCGTGCAATCAGGTGCCGAGCCGCAGCGCGGCCTGCCTCGAACTGCGAGAAGCCGACTGACAGCGCCTCACCTGCGCCCCCCAGTTCTGCGCCCCCCAGTTCCATCATGTGCACGCACGGCACTCCGCTGGCGGCAAGCATCTGCCGGGATGCCTCGCTGCGCTCAAGGCCGGTGAGCAGAATGCCGCAGGGCTGGTAGGCGAGGTAGTTGCGGATCAGGTTCTCTTCCTCGACCGCGTCGTAGTGGTAGTTGCCGATCAGCACCTCAAGGCCACGCGGACGCATCACCTCATGGATGGCTTCGAGGGTGTCGATGAACAAGTGGTTGGACAGCGAGGGAATCAGCACCACCACCGAATGGCTGCGTGCCGAGGCCAGGGCACGGGCCGCAGGGTTGGCGATATAGCCGAGCGTAGCGGCCGCGGCTTGGACTTTTTCAGCAAGCGCCGGCGCCACGGTGCTGACACCACGCAGCGCGCGCGAAGCGGTGATGGGTGAAACCCCGGAAAGCTTGGCCACCTCGGCCAGTGTGGGACGACCGGTGGTGCGAGAACCTGTGCGCGTCATGGTGTTGTCATTTTACTACTTGCATGGATGGGGAACGGCCACTAAGGTAGCGCTGTCTCAGGGCCTAGGCAATGCATCCTCGCTGGTCGGCATTGCTCGAGCGCCCGACTGCGTTCACCACAAGACCAATAAAACCCGGGAAGTAGCGCCAGCCTGCCTTGTAGCTGATTCAAGACAGCGCTATCTCGCCCCGCAGGAGGTACTGATGAATCCTTCCCTGTCCGCCATCGTGGTCATGGGCGTCGCTGGTTGCGGCAAAAGCTGCATCGGCTCGGCCATTGCCGGGAAAAGCGGCGGTCGCCTGATCGAGGGCGATGCCTTTCACCCTGCCGAAAACATTCGCAAGATGAGTGCCGGCATCGCCCTGGACGATGACGATCGAGCCGGCTGGCTGGTGCGTCTTGGCCAGGAGCTGCAAGCGGCCATCGCTGCCGGCGAGCGCCCCATCCTCACCTGCTCGGCACTCAAGCGCCGCTACCGTGAAACCCTGCGCGATGCCGTGCCGGGCCTGGCGTTCGTGTTCCTGCAGCTGACCCCCGCTGAAGCTGAACGACGCGTGCTGGCACGGCCCGGACATTTCATGCCGGCCAGCCTGATCGCCAGCCAGTTCGCTGCGCTCGAATCGCCAGAGGGCGAAGCCCTGACCCTGACCCTCGACGCCACCCAGCCAATCCCTACGCTGGCCGAGCAGGTCGATACCTGGTTAAAGCACCCAGGTGAGTCGGGACTGGCCCGCAGCGCCTAGAGGGCGCTGCCCCGGCTCACCGAAGACAGCGCTGTCCCAGACAAGCGCGGGTGCGCGTCCTGGCCTGGCCACGACGCATCGCTCAACACAGAACAACGATAATACCGAGGCATACTTCCATGTTCGGACTGGCTACAGACACCTTCCTGCTGCTCGACGCTCTGGTCACCATCATCGGCCTGATCGTGCTGATCACCCATTTCAAGGTCCACCCCTTCGTCGCCCTCACGCTGGCCGCCGGCTTCCTCGGCCTCACCTCGGGCATGCCGGTGGCCAAAGTGATGAAATCGTTCCAGGACGGCTTCGGCGGCGTGCTGGGCTTCGTCGGCATCGTCCTGGCGCTGGGCACCATGCTCGGCAAGCTGATGGCCGACTCCGGCGGCGCCGATCAGATCGCGCAGACGCTGATACGCGCCTTCGGCAAGCGCAACGTGCACTGGGCGATGATGTTCTCCGCCTTCCTGGTGGGCATTCCGCTGTTCTTCGAAATCGGCTTCGTGCTGCTGATTCCCCTGGTGTTCATCGTCGCCCGGCGCACGGGCGTCTCGCTGGTGAAGATCGGCATTCCGCTGCTCGCCGGGCTGTCGGTGGTGCACGGCCTGGTGCCGCCGCATCCGGGGCCGCTGCTGGCAATCGGTATCTTCAATGCCGATATCGGCCGCACCATCTTCTATGGCCTGTTGGTGGCACTGCCCACTGCCGTCATCGCCGGTCCGCTGTTCGGCACCTTCATCGCCCGCTACATTCCTGGCACGCCATCGCAAGAGCTGATGGACCAGATCGCCCGCGAGTCGCAGACCCGCGAGCTGCCCAGCTTCGGCATCACCCTGCTGACCGTGCTGCTGCCAGTGGCGCTGATGCTGCTCAAGACCTTCGCTGACGTGGTGCTCCCGGCCGAACACATCGTGCGCCAATGGCTGGACCTGATCGGCCACCCGATCACCGCCCTGCTCGCCGCACTGTTGCTGGCGTTCTACACCTTCGGCTCGGCACGCGGTTTTTCGCGTCAGCAGATCATGAAGATGCTCGACCAAAGCCTGGCGCCGACCGCGGCCATCGTGCTGATCGTGGGTGCCGGTGGCGGCTTCAAGCAGATGCTGGTCGACACCGGCGTGGGTAACGTCATCGGGCAGATGGCGGTGCAGGCCGAGATTTCACCCATTCTGCTGGCCTGGCTGGTGGCCGCGGTGATTCGTATCGCCACCGGTTCAGCGACCGTTGCCACCATCACCGGCGCCGGCATCGTCGCCCCAGTGGTGGAACTGGTGCCGGGCATCAACCGTGAACTGCTGGTGCTGGCCACCGGCGCCGGCTCGCTGATTCTGTCCCACGTCAACGACGCAGGGTTCTGGCTGGTCAAGCAGTACTTCAACATGACCGTGGCCGAAACCCTGAAAACCTGGACGCTGATGGAAACCCTGCTGTCGGTGGTGGGCATCATCTTCATCATGGCGCTGTCGCTGGTGGTGTGACCGTTGATCGGCACGGCCGCACCTTTGCCCCACGCCGTTGGCCCAAGGCAGTAGAGGCGGCCGTGCCCCGTTCAGCAGCTCCGTCCACATCCGGCGCTGCTGAACGGGGCTCGGTCGTCTCCTTCCCTTCGCAAAGGAGCCTGCCCGATGAAACGTTCACTGCTGTTAGCCGCCCTGCTCGTCTCGCCGCTGGCCCTGGCCGTCGGCACGGGACCTACCTACCCCGATGATCCGCACAACCCCGCGCCCACCCCTGGCGTGGGCACCACACTCGAACCCGTGCAGAAGAACATGCCGCGCGCTACCGATCCGCGCTTGCCCGACGACGATCAGCGCCTGCCTGCGGAAAATCAGCGCGCGCCGGCCAACCCGGCAGATGATCCGAGCCTGCCCGGTTCGGGCAGCACGGCGCCGATGACCCCGGCAACCCCCTCGACCACCAAGCCCTGAGCGGCTCGCGGCGCAGGTCAGTAGTCGAAACGCTCGACTGCCCTGCGCCGTTCGTTGTCGTCGCGTCGATCGTAGCTGGCGGTGGTCTGAATGTTGGCGTGGTGTGCCAGTTTCTGCGCGATGGACAGATCGTGTTCCTCGATCACCCGGGTGATGAACGCCCGGCGAAAATCATGCGGCATGATCTTCACACCCACTTGAGTTCCGCGCTGTCGGGCGATGTAGTAGATCGCATGCTTGGTGATGCGCGCGCGGGTGATGTGGTTGCCACGGCGGATGCGGTTGAACAGAAACTCATCGTCAGCCTCACCCACCGGTAGCTGGTCGCGGCGCAGATCGAGCCATGCCTGGAGTTTCTCGAACGCCCAGGGCGGTGCGTACTTGAGCAACTGGCGGTTGCCCTTGCCGCGTACCTGCAAGCTGCGCTCGACGAAACTGACGTGCGACAGGTCGATATCCACCGACTCCGACTTGCGCATTCCCGTGCCATACAGCAGCGCGATGATCGCCGCGTCACGCACCCCCTGCGGTCGCGGGTCGGCGGCGCACACCTCCATCAGTTCGCAAATCAGACTGCGGCGCAGGTTGCGCCCAGGCGGCAGGCGCGTGCCGCTGTCGGCCTTGATCTCACGGATACGCAGCAGTTGCTCATGGTCGATCAGGCCCTGGCGCCAGGCTTCGTTCATCACCCCACGAATGGCGTTGACGTACAGCGATGAGGAGTTGGGCGCGTAGCCGTCGCTGCGCAAGGCCGCAACCAGGCCGATCAGGTGGCCCGGTTGCAGGTGGTGCCAAGGCACGTCGGTGATGGCGTGGTCGTCGAAGCCAAGGCGGTCGGCGGCATCCTGCAGCACGTAACGCATGGTCTGCTGGCTGGACGGCGCCAGCCGCGCCAGGTACTGCAGCAGCGGGTTATGCAGGAGGTCGGTCACGGTGTACATCCTGTTGCGGGGCCACGTGGCTGGGGAAGCGACGTGGGCCGTAGAGCGGGGATCAACGGCTCAGATGGCTGCTGATCGGGAAAGCGGGTTGTCGGCGATGGTAACCGATTTACCTGGCCGCTTCGAACGCAGAGGATTTTGTCTCATGGCCCGTGGTCTAGAGTCAGGAATCGACGGAGACCTGACCGATGGCCCTGTACCGCCTCACCCACTCCCATCCGCGTCTGAGCCTGGCGACCCTGGTCGGCCTGCTTGGTGCCTGGCTGATTCCGGCGGACGACGCCGTACAACGGGTGCTGGCCGGCTGGAATCTGAGTGTCTGGCTATACCTGGCGCTGGTGCTGTGGCTGACCTGCCGCTCGGGGCCGGACACCGTACGCAAGGTCGCGCGCATCGAGGACGAAAACGCCGCCCTGGTGTTGTTCACGGTCAGCGTGGCGGCAATCGCCAGCCTGGCGGCGGTGACTTTGCAGTTGATCTCGAGCAAGGGCCTGCACGGTTCGGCACTGCTGCTGCACTACCTGTACACCGGCCTCACCGTAGCGGGCTCGTGGCTGTTGATCGGCACCATCTTCAGCCTGCACTACGCGCGGCTGTTCTATACCCACGACGGCAAGGACGTGCCGCTGCGCTTCGCCGATGGCGAGCGCTGCCCCGACTACTGGGACTTCCACTACTTCTCTTTCACCATCAGCGTGGCGGTGCAGACCTCCGATATTGGCGTGGCCGGGCGGCCCATGCGCCGGGTGGTGCTGGCTCACTCGCTGGTCGGCTTCGTATTCAACACGGCGATTCTGGGTTTCACCATCAACATCGCCGCTGGTCTGCTGAACTGACCGTCGGTCCGACGCTGCAAATGCCCTCACGGCGGATCAGAGCGAACCAACTGCTCTGGTACCGGCCTTTGGGGTGAAGGTGAATAGTCATCGTCTGTGAACCGCGTCACGTGGTCATGACGCCGTCATCGATTCGCGGGAACCTTTCTCCCAACCACTGCTATGGTAATGATTCCGCCCAACCCTGGGCGGGTTGGCCGTGACCTCGTTCAGGATGAACATGGAGGCTGGTATGAACACGATGACGTTTCCCAACGCATGTCAGGTCATGCGCTGGCATTTCCACCCTTTGGGTTTCGAAGCCAGCATGGATGCGCCGCGCAGCATGATCGCGCGCCTGTTCGACCGGGCCAGCGGCGAGACCGTGATGGCGATTGCCGGCATCCCTTGCGCGGCGATCATGGCACCGGCCGAGGTCGAGCGCATTATCGAAGCGGTGGAAGCGGAAATGGACGCCTTCGTGCCTTTCTGCGCGCTGCGCTATGCCGGCTGAGTCAGACCCACCTCATCGTGGCTCGAGCGCTTGGCGGTCGGCGTCGGCCTGGGTCTGATCCCAGCCGCCACCGAGCGCTGCAATCAGTTGCACGCTGGCGAGCAACCGACCTTGCAGCAGGTTGAGCACACTGCGCTCGTTGCTCAATGCCGTGGCCTGCACGTTGACCACGTCCAGATAGCCGATCAGCCCTGCCTTGTACTGGTTTTCGGTCAGGCGCAGCGATTGCCGTGCGGCGTCCAAGGCCTGCTGGCGGACCACAGCTTCGTCGCCGTACACCCTTAACTGCACGAGGTAGTTTTCCACCTCGCGAAAGCCATCGAGCACGGTTTGCCGGTATTGCGCGGCGGTCTGGTCATACACCGCCACGGTACGGTCGACCTCGGCGCTGCGCCGTCCGGCGTCGAACAGGGTCATGGCCAGCGACGGGCCGACCGACCAGAAGCGGTTGGGCAGCTCGATCCAGTTGCTGTAGCTGCTGCTGGAATAGCCGCCGCTCATGCTCAGGCTCAAGTCGGGGAAGTACGCTGCGCGGGCCACGCCAATGTTGGCGTTGGCGGCCATGACCCGGCGTTCGGCGGCGGCGATGTCGGGACGGCGCTCCAGCAGTTGCGAAGGCAGCTGCATAGGCACGCTCGGCAGCGCCGGAATCGCCGTACTCGGCGCCAGGGCGAAGTCCGCCGGCGCGCGCCCCAACAGCACGGCAATGGCATTTTCATACTGCGCACGCTGCCAGGCCAGGTCGATCAAGTCAGCTTCGGTGGTGTGCAGTTGGGTGCGGGCCTGGGCCACGGCATCAGGCCCGGAAATGCCGGCGCGGTACTGGTTTTCAGTCATGCGCAACGAGCGCTGGTAAGCCGCCACCGTGGCCTCGAGCAAGCGCTTCTGCGCATCGATGACGCGCAGTTGCAGGTAATTCTGCACCAGTTCCGATTGCAGGCTCAGGCGAATCGAGGCCAGCTCGGCGATGCTTGCCTCGGCGCTGGCCTGGTTGGCGTTGAGCGTCTCGCGCAGCTTGCCCCACAGATCGACTTCCCAACTCACGCCCAATTGCGCGTTGTAGGTATTGCGGATGCCGCTGCTGTTGTTCGACAGGCTCGAGCTGCTGCTGCCGGTGCCCTGGGACGAGCGGGTCTTGCCGACGCTCAGATCCAGGCTCGGGAACAGCGCGCCGCGGCTGCTGCGCACCAATGCCGTAGCCTGACGGTACTGCGCCTCGTACTGGGCCACGGTCTGGTTGCTGCGGTTGAGGGTGTCGACCAGCTGGTTGAGCTGGGCGTCATCGTACAGCTCCCACCAGTGCCCGCGCTGGACGTGGTCGGCCGGGCG
It includes:
- a CDS encoding site-specific integrase; its protein translation is MTDLLHNPLLQYLARLAPSSQQTMRYVLQDAADRLGFDDHAITDVPWHHLQPGHLIGLVAALRSDGYAPNSSSLYVNAIRGVMNEAWRQGLIDHEQLLRIREIKADSGTRLPPGRNLRRSLICELMEVCAADPRPQGVRDAAIIALLYGTGMRKSESVDIDLSHVSFVERSLQVRGKGNRQLLKYAPPWAFEKLQAWLDLRRDQLPVGEADDEFLFNRIRRGNHITRARITKHAIYYIARQRGTQVGVKIMPHDFRRAFITRVIEEHDLSIAQKLAHHANIQTTASYDRRDDNERRRAVERFDY
- a CDS encoding DUF1345 domain-containing protein; translated protein: MALYRLTHSHPRLSLATLVGLLGAWLIPADDAVQRVLAGWNLSVWLYLALVLWLTCRSGPDTVRKVARIEDENAALVLFTVSVAAIASLAAVTLQLISSKGLHGSALLLHYLYTGLTVAGSWLLIGTIFSLHYARLFYTHDGKDVPLRFADGERCPDYWDFHYFSFTISVAVQTSDIGVAGRPMRRVVLAHSLVGFVFNTAILGFTINIAAGLLN
- a CDS encoding DUF1652 domain-containing protein: MNTMTFPNACQVMRWHFHPLGFEASMDAPRSMIARLFDRASGETVMAIAGIPCAAIMAPAEVERIIEAVEAEMDAFVPFCALRYAG
- a CDS encoding efflux transporter outer membrane subunit — its product is MTFATTPLHRLLKRLGDGRGSRVLGAGLCVVLLSACSLSPDYQRPVLATPLQFKHAEGWTQARPADHVQRGHWWELYDDAQLNQLVDTLNRSNQTVAQYEAQYRQATALVRSSRGALFPSLDLSVGKTRSSQGTGSSSSSLSNNSSGIRNTYNAQLGVSWEVDLWGKLRETLNANQASAEASIAELASIRLSLQSELVQNYLQLRVIDAQKRLLEATVAAYQRSLRMTENQYRAGISGPDAVAQARTQLHTTEADLIDLAWQRAQYENAIAVLLGRAPADFALAPSTAIPALPSVPMQLPSQLLERRPDIAAAERRVMAANANIGVARAAYFPDLSLSMSGGYSSSSYSNWIELPNRFWSVGPSLAMTLFDAGRRSAEVDRTVAVYDQTAAQYRQTVLDGFREVENYLVQLRVYGDEAVVRQQALDAARQSLRLTENQYKAGLIGYLDVVNVQATALSNERSVLNLLQGRLLASVQLIAALGGGWDQTQADADRQALEPR